CCCCCAGTCTCCCCGAGGGGACCCTGCGCGTCCCGCCCCATCGTCGCCACCGCCCCTCAGGGGCCGGGCAGCGCGGGACTCCTCCCCCGGGCCGTGGGGCCGTAAGGACGGCTGCGACAGCGACGGCTCGACGGTGTCCAGGCTGTGGTCCTCACGCTCCTCGCCGCCCGGGGCGCTGCTGTCCCCGCTGTCGCGGCGCTTGCTGGGCGAAGCCGAAGGCTCTGCCATGGCCCCCGCGTCGATTTTGCGCTTTCGGGGCAGCCCGGGATGCGAAGCCCCGGGCGGCGGAATCCAGAGCGGCGGAGGCGGCTCCTCCGAGAAATCGCAGAGGAGCCGCTTCCAAGGCACGTGGAACGCCAGCGGCTCGGCCGCACGCCGCTTGGCCATGGGCCCAGAGGCTCGGGCGGAGCCGGCCCGGCGCGGGAGGCCGAGCGCCCGATACCGTGGGGGCGGAGCGCGCGAGGGAGGGCCAGGCCTCGGCGGCTGAGGAGGCGACAGGAAGGTGggcagcggggagggggcggggcggcgcagCCGGCGCGCGCTGCCCTCGCTACCGCGGAGATGCGGCCCAGACGTTGGCGAGCAACCGCGAAGCGGAGGAGATTCGAACCTGCGCACGAATCTGCGCGCGCGCACTCGCGCCAGCCCGGCGGAGCCGCTGGTTGGTCGAGGTTTGCGGAGCGCGCTCCCGAGCGCTCCCTCGGCCGGAAGTGCGCACAGGGGGCGGGAAGCGGGAAGGCGCTGGCGGGCTGATTGAAGAGCCTGAGAGAGCCCGCTGAGGGGCGTGGTCTTGTTTCCttaggggcggggcggggcggggcggggctgagcgGCTTCCGAGCAGGCCAAGAACTGTGCATTCCAGAGCTTTCTATGGGAGAGATAATCCCTTTGAGGTGTGTGTGGTCGTCCCTCCTCGGGTCAGTGCCCACGGGGCGGCTCGAGATTGAGGGACCAAGATTATCCCCAGGCTTTTTAACGTGCTGGTTAAGAATCTTTACGTTATTATCCCAAACCACCGGGGAGTTTCAAGGCTGAAGGAAGTGGCAATAGATAACGTgaaggaaaaaatgtaaaaaagtaaAAACGAAGTTAGTTTGGTGGCGGCTGCTGTGAAAAGTGGAGGCATTCCTCGAAGACATCGTACTTAGAAATTCGAAGTTCCAGACACGATACGCAGCCATCCAAAATAGCTGGGTAGTTTTGGCAAGAAGCAAGCCTGCTCCTCTCTTTTCCAACTGAGTCCTAAAATTGTGTGGCTTCTCAGTTATATGGGAAATCCGAGTTTCCGTCGAACTGGGTGAGGTTGG
This DNA window, taken from Lepus europaeus isolate LE1 chromosome 12, mLepTim1.pri, whole genome shotgun sequence, encodes the following:
- the C12H9orf40 gene encoding uncharacterized protein C9orf40 homolog, whose amino-acid sequence is MAKRRAAEPLAFHVPWKRLLCDFSEEPPPPLWIPPPGASHPGLPRKRKIDAGAMAEPSASPSKRRDSGDSSAPGGEEREDHSLDTVEPSLSQPSLRPHGPGEESRAARPLRGGGDDGAGRAGSPRGDWGAAPLQHNEEFWQYNTFQYWRNPLPPIDLADIEDVNEDSLIEATVQGKSEVAEIDMES